The nucleotide sequence AAAAGGATTTCCGGAACGTTTTCGAGTGTTGGGCATGTTAGGAAAAGGTTTTTTCAAATCATAAATGCTGCCAAATGAACGATGTTCCGGAGATTGCTGGTTTATCGAGCATAATCGAACTAGGCCTTCACAAACTCTCATGACCTGGAGGTAGCACAATCCATTTTTTTTTAGCAGCTCGATGCATAGATTAATGAAAGGATTTTCTTAAAGTGAATAACGGATTCCGCTTTAGCAGTATATTTAACAGCCAAGAATAAAGATACGTAAAGATCAGGCCAATAACGATAGCAGGCCACCCAAAGACAGCAAAGCCGAAGACCAGTACAATGATATTAATAAAACGAATAGATTTGGCGATATTTATTTTATTATTTCTTTTATGCAAAATAAGCGCAATGACGTCCATTCCAACGGTAGATGCATTTGTTGAAATGCAGCAATAATAGCCAAAAGCAATGAAAAGGCAGGCAAGTAAAATGTCGACGCCGATATTGATTGTGCAATTAAAGGGCAGGCTGTAAAACAAGGAAAAAGAAAGGGCATAAAATAAGCTGCTGCCAATTGATTTTACAAAGTTTTCTTTTCCTAAAAATAATAATGAGACGCTTAGTAATAATCCAGTCATTCCGTTGCTTACATATAGAAGTGGAACATGAAAGGCTTTGTCCACGATCATTGATAAGCTAGTTACTCCGCCATTAACAATATGATGAGGTACCATCCATTTGGCATAAGCAAATCCTAAAAAAATATTACCGATTAAAATGATTAATAAATCTGCCATAAACGGCTGTTTTTCCCTCATTCTCTCCCCCCTTTGAAGTACAAGTACTTATCCTTTTTCCCCTCACAGCAAATAAAAATGCTTTTCTGCTTACTAACGCCAGTTAATTACTTACATACGATGCCAAAAGCTCTTTTTCCTTTTTCTCTTTTATGAGGATTTGTCATGAAGACTAAGCGATTTTTTCATAAGTAGATGCTGATTAAGAAAGGGCTGTCATTAAGAGTCAGGGTATAGTTGAAGGAGGCGTGACCTAAAGAATCATAGCGAAAGATGGATTTTTTGTCCACTAACCATAATCCTCTTCTGTATGTTTCTGTTAACAGGCGAAGGATGGAGAGAAGATGGAAAGAGATCGGTGCTATGTACGCGGGAAAGATAGCTCTACGCTTATTTTCTTCATTATTAAAAATAGAAGAAAATGTGCAACCTGATCCAGAGGCAGATGTAATATCACAATAAAACGGTTCTCTATCTTGGTACATTGGCAGAGATAGGGTAATGATAGACTTTTATAAAAGCAGAAGAATGTTAGATGAAAAGGAAAGGAACATAATTCTCGATGAAAATATAATTGAATAAGAAGAATATTTTTTCTCAGCTAACGAAGCAAATTAATTATCGTGGATGGATGATA is from Bacillus sp. PK3_68 and encodes:
- a CDS encoding YitT family protein; the encoded protein is MREKQPFMADLLIILIGNIFLGFAYAKWMVPHHIVNGGVTSLSMIVDKAFHVPLLYVSNGMTGLLLSVSLLFLGKENFVKSIGSSLFYALSFSLFYSLPFNCTINIGVDILLACLFIAFGYYCCISTNASTVGMDVIALILHKRNNKINIAKSIRFINIIVLVFGFAVFGWPAIVIGLIFTYLYSWLLNILLKRNPLFTLRKSFH